The genomic stretch aaatattcaaataaatttaattaattattaaagaaataaaacattaaaataattttatttcttttttctaagtcttctttaatttaataattaaagtgTGATAATAAAAATCGCGTTCTAGAAGAAGGTGTCCTGTATAAATAGGAGAAAGTAAGAACCGAACCGCCACAGCAGTTCTCCCCAAAATCAAAGCAATAAATTAAGCTAAAGCAAGAAAAGCAAAGCTCAGACCTCCTTTTGAGAAAGCAAGTAAAAATGGAGAGCTTGAACAAGACGATAATGGCGGTTCTCCTTGTTGCAGTGATGACGGTGGGTATGGCGGAGGCTCAGATGCCTTCTTGCGCGAGCAAGCTCGTGTCGTGTGCCAGCGACCTGAACTCAACCAAGCCAAGCGAAGGGTGTTGTACCTCCATCAAGCAAGCGGTGGCTACCGAGCTCTCTTGCCTATGTAATCTCTACAACACCCCTGGTTTGCTTCAGAGCTTCGGTGTTTCAGTCGCTCAGGCTCTTCAACTCACTCAAAACTGCGGCGTTCCTGTCAAGCTCGACCAATGCAAGTGTATGTCATTTCTCACCTTTTCTATCTTCTTCAATCTTGATCCAGATCCGAATTTTGAAATTTCCATTTCAAAATTATGATAATTTCTCTAATTTCATACATAATACATCGGACCAATTTCTCAGATCAAATCACAAAGCTTCATTTCCATggggtttttattttaatttttaatttcatttttctGCTATGAGATTATATCAATTGGTTCAAATAATTgtactaatttttatttattgaattttctTCAGCTGCCGTAGCTGGAGCTCCAGCTCCCCAAAGCCAGCCTCCCCCAGGTGACTTTACTTTTCTAATctcattgaaaaataaaaattaatgattTGATTAAAGAATCATATAAACCCACTGAATATTATGGTTTATTGAATTTGTTGTGTTGTGATATCATAATTTGATTATATTATTAGCCAATGCCTCCTCCCTCCTTAGTCTTTACTTCACATCATATATTGACAAAAATGTCCTTAGACATAATTGGAATGAACTGCATTTTGAGCTGTTTGTTGCTTTTATTTACTTGTTTCTTTAATATTCTCATGAGGTTAGCTGACATAATTGACCTACCCCAACTCCCACCCAtcataaaatttattttattgtgTCCTTCATTTATTTATTGTAATGTATAACTTTCTGGTACTTAATCAATGGCCAACTTAATTTATCATAACATTAT from Humulus lupulus chromosome 5, drHumLupu1.1, whole genome shotgun sequence encodes the following:
- the LOC133778232 gene encoding non-specific lipid transfer protein GPI-anchored 7 yields the protein MESLNKTIMAVLLVAVMTVGMAEAQMPSCASKLVSCASDLNSTKPSEGCCTSIKQAVATELSCLCNLYNTPGLLQSFGVSVAQALQLTQNCGVPVKLDQCKSAVAGAPAPQSQPPPGVPGSDKNGAERTVWTGISSLFLVFVSVLLY